TAAACGAAGCCAGGCTAAAGTGATCCCAATAACATTCATGTATTTAATAATCAAACAACTACATGTATGCATGCATCCCTGCAGATGTTTCTTACTTTCAGCCTTTTCTTTCTATAACAATGTTTCATTAGAGACTTTTAGAGAGCTGACCAAACAGGGCGAATTGTGTTGAAAGGTATAGAATTCATAAACATGCTTGTGTGTCATTCAGACATTCCTGGAAACAACGTTTAAAACaataaggaaaataaacaaaaaaacaataattattgaATCCCTGACATTAATGTGTCTTTTCTACATTAACAGGGATACCAGGAGGCCATGTGTGCTCCCAGcagctgtgtccacacaacACTTTGAAAACCTCCACCCTGATGTTTCAACTACATTTTAAGCAAAATTAGAAGGAGTTATAATCCCTggttctttctgttttattttggtttgcAGTTACCCACTGTTTGAGAAGCACCTGCTTGaaacaaaagtattttatttaaaatataaacccCTTTGTCTGCTGAAACATTTCAAAGCAGGTACAACCTGCAGTAAAATCATGCAGTAGaggacacacactcaccaccTGAAGAGTTTCAGTGCCACTAATCTTTAAGCATTCATCAAAGCCTCTTTGTGTCATTATCTTAACTTTCGTCAGTGTGAACCTTGTCCCTGGAGAGAGCAGGGGCGTGGCTAAATATCTAAAACAGGTTTATGGCGGCCTGTGAGCAAGTTTTAAGCCAGAGTATTTGCATGTCTAAACTGGAATCCCATCCCCACTCCCTCATCTGTAGACGGCTTCGTGTTGAGACAACTccctgtctttgtctcttccaGCTGACAAAAAGTACCTTCTCCAAATATTGAACATAAGCCGAATGTACATGTAACGAAGAGGAACATTCGTGGAGCAACCGAGAGGATTATTAAAAGCTCACTACCTAAATGTAAGTTACTGTTGTTGTGCTAAGATAATGATGTTGTGACTGTGGTACTGTGCTTTGAAACCTTGAGGAAGAGGCAGCGGCTCTGACAGGATGTAAAATTCTATTGGCAATGCAGAAAAAAGTTACCTGAAAACTAAGAAGAAAGGATGGCTGTACTGTGCATTaaactgaaagtaaaacttTCACATAGACTTCTTTTTAGACATACACAGAATGTATTATCTACAAATTCTCTCggaaaaaactttaattttggcaatgttttgcttttgttattcAGCGAGGTTTAATGGGAATAGAGTAGAGTTTTCAGACCACGATTCATTTAAAGTGTGAACACCTAGAAAgtgattcattattttaaataaaaatagtcaAATTAAACTATGGAACAGCCTCTACACCCTATGAGGGCTCGACAAATATTAGATATTTGATCTTCATTTAGAGTATGGgtaaaagatttttatattcCTGCCAAttagtttttgtaatttttcaatCAATAATTTCGTGTAAAAATTGTCAACATAGTACATGTGTAACATATCTCAATCAGATAATATCCGAGCAAGTTATTTTACCCAAGTACTGTTCCTAAGTACAGTTTTGAGATACTTGTAAAAaacttgagtatttccattttactgaAAGGTCCTAGTTTACTACAGTTTAGAGAGGGCAAAATATGACCAccaataaaacatgttgtgtttttgcagattCCCAGGCAGTagatcacatgtcaaagtgtccttgagcaagaaactgaatcCCGACTTAGTTGCTTAGTTGAGTGTTGGTTCAATGCCCGGCtgctctggtcacatgtcaaagtgtctttgagcaagaaactgaatcCCGACTTAGTTGCTtagttgagtgttggccagctgcatagcagcttagtgtgtgcgaatgggtgaattagaagcacgtgtaaagcgctttgagtgtcaatgggcagaaaagcgctatacaagtgcagaccatttacataaaATTATATACTTTGTAGACATGAAAGTTAAGTCATTTCCTTTGGTAAAATTAAGGAAAATACTATTACTATATTTGTCTCTGTAATTACTAAGTATGCTGTCTTGTTCCACATACTTAAATACGGGTGCGAGTGGTAATTTAACGTTGTCCCTTCCATGTACATACATGGAAGAACATCATATGTCCTAAAAATTATTAGTTATAGTTAATCAACAAACATTGACACTGTTGTTTAAAGACGCCCATTcataaatctaaattaattcaaattaaaagtaacaTCTGGGACAGTAACTGACCATCACCTGGGGTCTTCTCTGTATGTTCTAAGCAACGAAGGAATATGTCTTCATCTTGACTAACAGACCTCTTTCAGCTATCGTCCACATATTTATGTGTACAGTAAACACTCTGTATGTGATAGTTTATACTAATTTGAACTTGTATATGattagtatatatatatatatatatatatatatatatatatatatatatatatgatttttACAGACATACAAAATCATGGTGAATagcaacaatattttattagaataaAACAGAACGTGGTCATCAATCATACAGTTTACTAATGCAAATTTTAGAATTTTGACATTGAACTCATATAACCAGCTGAGAGACGCTCAGTAATCAGTAATAATATGTGATTATTTTGTGGTCCCCAGGGTAACTATTTCATCGTCATTTATGAGAAATCAGTTCTTTTCTATCAGCTTTGATAACAGCACCATGAGCTGAAGAGCAGTGCTGTGGGCTGAACTGGAGCTGAAGTGTTTCGAGTTACTGCCCATCTCCCTCAATCACAACTTGACCACAGGGCTTCTGTTAGCCAACCAGCCTATGGACTGTGACTGCAATAATGTCAATGCaatataaaaatttgaaatatgGAAATGAGCTACatattacataaagtaaaaaaggaGCCATCTGAAAAAATGTCTGACTTACCTTCTCAGGGTTCCACATCTGTGGATGCCTTGTCATTAAagtaaactgaatttaaatgtacCAAACGCCAAAGCTGAAAACATTATGTTACGGGAATGAGAATGGGTTGAAATAGAACATAATGACTAATGTTGGTTTTAACCTTAAGTTATACCCATGAAGTTTGTTGTTTAGGAAGGGATAAATTAACACGGAACTTACAACTGTACAAACTTACAACATACAATGGGCagcactgtgtttttgtgtttagtgtAAACAGGAAAAGCTGTCATTATAAAGAGTTGAATTAATGGCAGTGTACCAGGGTTTACGTGTTAAGAGACCTGTACCACCTAAATGACCGAGTCTCTCCTACAATCTATAAGGTCATGGTCACAGTGTTGTATCAAATGACCACCACTGCTTAGAAATACACAGTAAAAGCCAAAAAGTCggtacattacatttatttaacgtAATCAATtccttaatataatgcaatttcCATCATCTGTGACAGGTTCTACTGAAACGGACCGGAGTGATGGATTCTCCTGAGTTTTCCATGCTGTCATCCTTGAGGGGAGACTTTAAATCAGAGGATTACATCCAGCCCCATTATAAGGAGTCATATCGCCTGGCAATAGACCGCCTGGTGAGTGGCGGCAAAGACAGTTACCAGGAGTTCCTTAAGGGGGAACGACTTGGGAGCTTTCTCTCAGAGGATGAGCTTCTCTACATCACCAAAAATGCAGAACACCTCGCACCTTCAAACCACACGGAGGAAGTCAATGAGCCAAATGATAACCAATCGTCCTCAGGGACGTACTGGCCCCTTCACTCGGATGTGGAAACGCCAAATTTGGACTTAGGGTGGCCGGAGGTCGTGCACGACAGACTACAGACAAATATAGATTTGCTCTTTCATCCGCCAAGACAAAACAACCCCACCATCAAAGAGGTGATCCGTAAGCATATTCAGGAGGCACGACAGGTAATCAGATCAGCTGCAATAATGTGTTAGGACAGAAACTGACATTTTTGAGCTGTTCAGACTGTTAGGCATTGCCTTAGCCCAGTACATTGGCTCACATTAATTTGAGACCCATGATCTGCGGAAATATGTTGCAAGCACTTTTCCCCCTCAAGGCAGTTCCACAGACCTTTGTTGCAGACAATTTCAGAATCAAGGAGTGTCTGCTATACAAAGGTTGATGAGGTCAAATTCTGGTTTAGCAACTTACCATTATGGGAGGAAAGTGTGGGAACCATTAACTGCATATGCACTAGATTATAAAATCACAATCTAACACAGTTAATGCTTCACTTAGTTCTCAGACTCTGTCATGATGAATCATAAACTAGTTTAAAACTGTGGTTGGAAGGCAGTTTCTATTTTGCTGCTCAGCCTTGTTAGTAGCTGCTGCACTGGCTCTTAATTAAATCAACCAGGAATGTGTGGACAAAATGATCAGACTCAGATCCTTTCTGCATCTGACAAAGAGCTAATGAAATTGTTCACTCTTATCTTCTATAATTACCTCCACTGCAGTGTAAAATAATCCTTATTAAATGTAGATATAAAGTAATATGCAACTGCTAGAATGGCATGTCTATCAACACAGCAGTTTAGCTGTTTAGTTTTTGAGTAtaatattatgtatttaatcATATacatttgttgcttttgtgATCAAGAGTGACTCACGTCTCACCAGAAGACCCAAATCACAACAGAGGAAATTAAAAGAGGGcgaaaaaatataataatactgGACACTAAAGAGCTTATAACATGCTATTGGAACACATTATACCGCTGCTGCTTCGCACCATTCAGTATTTTCAAATGGCTCGTTATCATGACGAGCTTTACTTGCTGAATCACTGGGCCTTAAGTGAAATTAATGTACTTTAAGAGGATGTTTACCTGGTTTTTGTATACTTGAAAATGGATGTGGGATCaataaatcttttaattttagaaacaaatttaTTTCCCATTTCTGCTTCAGATTTCTGCTTCACTTCACTCTCATTAAAATGATACCGACAACTCTAATTGGtgtcatggtaaatggtctgcacccaTATAacccttttctacctattggtactcaaagtgctttacactgattctaatcacacacacactcacacatcaatTGAGGAGCTcctatgcagctggctaacaCTCAGgggcaactaagttagggttcagtgtcttgctcaaggatcaTACAACTGCTGGATGGGTGGACGACCGCTTTACCTTCTGCGCCACAAAATGTTTCCCATTTACTCAGGTTTTTATGTTGGCGTCACTCTGATTTTCTGTCTGCGAGACCTCCAGACTCACATTtgccatttacactcacaatggtaacattttattaaacagaTCATTCACAGGCTTTAAACAAGTAAACTCACTGAACGTACTACATCCACTTTTTGGTTCATTTAACTGatcttgttttatttgctttgtccTCTCAGGTCATTGCCATTGTGATGGACAAGTTCACTGATGTGGATATATTCAAAGAAATAGTTGATGCTTCCATACGGGGAGTTCCAGTATATGTGCTACTGGATCATTTTCATTTGAGAAGTTTCCTCACAATGGCTGAAAATCAGGATGTAAAAGTTCAGCAACTCAGGGTAAGTAcacaattttaaacatgaagctgtttttctatatttaaactatttatatTGTAAGCATCAGTTACATTTACATAGTTAACATGATAATAAGGGTAATAATACAGAATTTCTTTTTGGGATTAATACAATTATTCAATGTTTTGGGAAAGACTCTTTTCCCTTTCCTTGCCAGGATATACAGTAGTTGAGAACACTGATATTACTGTCATATATTGATATTTTCTCCtgtttattgtgtcttttttgccttttaccCTATCCAGCCACTAAAAGCCCCCAAACATTTCCTCCACTTACAGTTACCTGTAATCACACACCTGTTCCCAGTTTCCTCATCATACTAGtcagtattttacagtataCTGGCCTTTTCCCCCGGCTCACTGGTAGAAGGTTTATTGTGCCAGTCTTTGTTCCAGTCTGTTAATCCTGCCTTGTTTTTCCCCCTTAGTTCCTGGGACTTGCCTGCTCTTTTTGCTTTCACTATCTAGTTTTCATGCTGGCCTACCTGACAAGCTGCCTACTTGTAGGCCTCTGTCATTTATACTTGTGCACTCTGCCCTGATCACTTTGGGCCCAGAGGACCCAGAACATTCCACATTCCACACTCCCAAGCATGTTCAATCCATTAGTCTGAACACCCGAGgccttaaaaaaagaattgtctAGGTTATGAATGAAGAAGACATTGTCTGAGTTGTGGTTCCTGGTTTAACTGAGTTGTGGCTAATACAGGGACCCTCAGGCTTATATTTACTCACATACACCCAGGATTAGCCTAGCAGCTCACCTTTAATATCAGACTCAATAAGTATCAATAAGAAATGATGACCATCTTCAGTTGTGCTCACATTCACATATATGAAATGCATTATCATGTGTGGCCCCTGGGGCTGTATCAAATCATTTTGGCCGCAGCTTTACATCATATCCATAGTAGCTAGAAGTTTTGGTTAAGAAATTAATGAGCCTCTACCATTATCAACATGCctgtcatactgtatgttttgccAATTTCTCTGCCTGTGATGTCAATATTACCTCTTAAAGTGTTGCCATGgctattgtttatgttttgaaGTAGTGGAAATTCATGAGGAAGAAAAGCCACTGTCAGTCAGGCGATTATTAGGCTTGAGGGCCCGCCCTTGATGCTGACCATTTAGATTCTTCAGAGAGTACACATGTGTGAGCAAGAACGACTTCCAAGGCTGCCATTGTCTACATCTACAGTGTCTTTTACAGTGTAAAGTATTCATATCCTTtgtacttttccacattttgtcacattacaaccacaaacacaaatgtattttgttgggattttatgtgacagaccaacaaagagtggtacataattgtgaaagtgaaaggaaaatgctaaacttttttttttttttacaaaaaattatctgaaaagtgtggcgtgttTTCAGCCCCTTTAACTCTGATACCGCTAACTAAAATCCACTGAAAGCAATTGctttcagaagtcacctaattagtaaatataGTCGACCGGTGTCTATTTTAATCTCGGTGTAAATAaatctgttctgtgaagcccttaGAGGTTAGTTAGAGATCATTAGTGAAAAAACAGCATCATGAGGTCCAAAGAACACACTAGACAGGTCAGGGATGAAGTTGTGGAcaagtttaaagcagggttaggCTCTTCACCAGCTTCTATTGTCTCCTCTAGTGAGGCTGGTCACTTTCCTGTCTTCCCCGGGCCCTAAATCCTTACGCCACGGTCACAGCTCACTGAGGTTCTGCTTTCCTCACTGGCCTTAAATTCAATCTTTCACTGGCCTTAAGTGGAATCTTGCTTTGACAGTACAGACAGATTCCCCCCTTTTCAAAGTTCCCATCAGGAACGTCTGTCTTGCCTTTTTGTTGTCCACTAGATGTTTTCTGTGCTGCTATTCTCTTCTTTTTATTCTGCTTGCATTTTACTTTTGCattctttgtttgtgtctgagtgCCCGTCTGCTCTCTCTGTTAGTTATTTACTTTACCTTTCTGTATCCGCCGGCCTGTAAGTCTGCATTCAGGTCCACCCAGGTGTGACAATGAGTTAAATATAGGGTTAAAACCATGTGGGGCTTAGCTTAGTTTTACACAAAGAATGTAAATACAGGAAATGGCTGTAGCAGTTTGGCAAACTAAATCCTCCTTACAAAACTTGCACAGCGTTTTACGAACAATTGTATCTTTGCTAATTCTCATGaatttacatgtacaaaaaaattTCACTTTGAGAAAtacagttgttttgtttttgtgtgtgtgtgtttacagtctgacatattattttgaaagggagatctaaaatatataaacactgtatttaaatcttttaaagaacaacagcaacaactcGGGGACTCAACAAATGCagcatattttttattcatatgttTAGATTGAACGGGGAGCACCGTGTtagagtggttagcgctgccacctcagaGCTAAAAGGTCCCTGGTGTGAACCTCCGgctgactgtggcctttctgtgtgtagtttgcatgttctccccgtgcctgcgagggtttcctctgggtactctggttttctcccacagtccaaagacatagaTGTTAGCCTAATTGGTTACTCTatattgcccgtaggtgtgaatgggtgtCTGACtggttgtctctgtgtgtatgtcctTCTGGGGTGTCCCTGAGTTAGACTGGTGACCtctccagggtgtaccctgcctcccCAATGACAGcttggataggctccagccttcCACAACCCTGAACATGATAAGCGTTTacagataattgatggatggatattcagatgtatatttatgtatgtgCACTGTGCACTTGTCcttttcagatttttgtttgATTGACATACTTATTGCTTTCTGCTTTGACGTTTAACAGTGGTAAATCTTTTATGACATTGTCCTATCACTGCTTTGACCACAGAACATGAGGGTGCGCACTGTGAAAGGTCAAAATTACCTCTGTCAATCAGGAGCTAAATTTCATGGGACAATGGAGCAGAAGTTTCTTCTAGTTGACTGCCACACCACAATTTATGGCTCATTCAGGTAAATATGACTGCAGCATAAGACAAACTGAGGTTATGACCACTGAGGTGTACACCAAATGTATTCATAAAGCAAAAGATTGCATTTACTGTCTCTACAAAACTTTTATCATCAGTTCTTATTGATGCTTGTTGAAAGACTCTGACACTAAACtttatgaatgtgaaaattacTGCCTGCACGAAAATGTggcaacaataaaagaaaaaaaattgtagatTAAAAGAAGTGACAGCTCCTAAGAAAGACTCCTTTTATAAtccttttatatttataattactctgctttgtgtctttgtcccACTGAGTTAAATTTAATggcaacacacaaaacagcagtCTGTTGTATCACATAAAAGTCACATAAAAGTTTCTCCACatgagaataataaataataataagtgtttttgtgtttgttttcagcctCACTTGGTCATTTGAGAAGATTAATCTGAGTATGGTGCAGGTCATCAAAGGCCATCTGGTGAACTCGTACGATGAGGAATTCCGGACACTATATGCTCAGTCGATTGTGCCAGCTGAACTGTGCCCCTCAGAGGGTTTGTTCCAACGCAACGGGCCACATGGACAACATATTTTGCCCAATTTTTATTCTGGCCCAAAGCTTGAGCGACAAAATCAGCTGAGGCACACACTGGACACGGTCTATCGCAAGACCTGTGAGAGAAAATTAGGCATAAGAGACCTTGAGGAGAGGTTCTTTGAAGATGAACCTATCAAACTTGCCCCCATGATGGAAAATGGCTTTGGGATCCAAAACCATATGTCCCAATTGGAGTTACCAGAGGCaatgacctttttaaaaaggcacagCTACGCAGGCGAGAAGCAAGATGGACAGatgcaacaaaacatcaggccaAGAGCGAGCAACTGGAACATCTccagagaaacaggaaatggGACAAACGACTATCCAAAAGACAATTATTTTCAAGTGCCACAGATGCACAGAGGTCAAAACATGCGTCAGACATACAATGGTACTGACAAACATCTTCTTTCTGTGCAGCAGAACATGCCACCCCTGGAGAATACATCCAAGTCATTCATGCGCACATGGAGGATTGAGTCTTACCTCAAAAACTCTGATACACCATATGGAAACTCTTGTGACTATTTAGACCAGTTTGAACCAATGGACAACTCCTTCATGCACGGAAGAATGAGGTCCTCACTGGTTTTGAGGTCCACGATACCCGAACAAATGGAGCCTGacagacacataaacacttTCACTGGTGTTGGTCCCTCTGCAGAGCCAAATGCTCCTTTGCACTATTCATCAATGCAATGGAATCCAACAACTGTGAACAGAATGACTAATGATGAGTTCCTGATAAAAAGGCAAAGCATGCAGAATAACAATTATAACAATTCAAGCTACGGTCCAGGGAGAAACGCCTATCAATCTCCATATGCCAGCCTCGGCAGAACTAAAGATGCACACAAGATCACAAACCCCGACACCATGACAGACAAGTGGCACAAAAGACATAGCGTGGCAGACCCAAGATCAAACACTGAGTACATGAATGAAGGCTCAGGTCACATGTATGGAGTGATTGGAAGGATAAATAGAAGCACAGCAGGGATTGACATGCAGAATGGATATGGGTCAAGTCTGAATGAAGATCAGAGATCTGTCTCCCATTATGACGTTAAGAGCATCACATGCACAGCCAATCCCGGTAAACCCAACTGGCAGGAGCCACCATCCAGAACTGTGTCCGCAGCAGCACTGGAAGTAACCAGGAAGCATTTGACACGGAAACCCAATGGCATGGGAACTCAGCAATGTGTGAGGAGTAcctccaataaaataaaatctttactGAACATACcagagaaaaaggaagattCAATTGGAAACATGGAAACATTAAGTCTCAAGTCAGGTGGAAGTACAGATACCATAACAGCTGATGATGAGAGTATGAGCATAACCAACTCAGGCAGGTCTCCCTCAGAGGACCAGAGAAACCAGCCAGAGGACCATCTAAACTCTTCAATGCCTCGATTCAGAACTGAGGAGCATCGGCATCTATCGCAGATGTCTCTCTCCAACAGTTACCCGCAAAAGAAACCAGGCCTTCTCGACAAAAGTGCGAGGACCAGCCTTAACGCTGGAAACGCTCGCAAAGATCGAGGCGCAGAGAACCGTGTGTACAGTAGATTTGAGCCTTTCTGCTCATTTGAAAAGAAGCAGCCTCTGCACCCTGCACCCAGCTTTGGAAGCACAAACTCTCAGGAGAAAAGCAAAAGCCTTTCTAAAGGTGATGCAGCTGCTGAGCACAACTTCACCCGGGCTGCACGCGGGCACCACGAAAATAAGCTTGAGAAATTCTTTCAAAGAGTGGGAAATCTCATACACAAGAACAAGTAGTGACAAACAGCTATGTTAGCATTACATATTATAGTTGTCATACAGTGAGTCACTTATTTCTAATGGACATTTGACTTTGGTCATGTATGTATGATTAAATTTGGTCGttatttctgccttttcttttgGTGTAGAAATGTTTGCACTTGATAACTGTTTAGATATTGACCTTTGCCTCTTTGGTTGTGATACATGCACTGACACATTCAATAGAGAATATACTTTACTGTAAAAGAATAAATGCTGCCAACATTTATGTTAGACAAAATACCAGGTTCATactaacatttgttttcaactGACACAAGTCATAAATTCAAAAGGTGTTAATAAATGCTGCAAAGGCAACAGATACTGTAATAGTTGTGTCAAAGTTGTGTGTGCTCTTGATAATATTCAGAGGATTATTCTGCCTGAGTGTTGTCAGCATGTCTGGGGAAAGGTGTTTCAAATACCACTGGTACGTAAGCTAACCAGCAGGTAATGAAAAACATACCGTTATCTCACCACATCCttgtctttttatgtgtgttacaAGGTTTTTATGAATGCTATGGGGGTTGCAACAGTTCAGtaaaagaaatgtcttttttttccattttttttttttttatcacagttCATTGTGTTTCatgaaaaactttttaaattaaatctttttaattaaatatcatTCAAAAGACTTTCTCATCAAGGttttgaggtttttgttttattctatgAGCAATGTGCTTTAAGGCAAAACTCAAGGTGTACTGTAAACCTAATgataatactgtacatgtgctcTCAGTGGCCAGTCGGAGACACTTTTAGCATTTTATCTTAACAGGGGCTCAATTCTTTAGTCAAGGTGACAGACTTGtgagtaaaacagaaacatgaccTCTGGTCCAAAACATTCACATGaaaaccaaaaggaaaaaaaaatctatttaatttaTAAGAGGGAAATATTCATTCTATACTCTTGGGCATGTCGTATTATGGCTGGGTATTCGGCTACATTTGGAATGTTGCTTTGATGTGTCTTTTCATCTGATTCCACACTGGTTCTCCTTGTTTTGCCTCAGTGAGATCTGTGAGAAAATAGTGGCCATTTTCAAAGAGTGCACTTTGTAATGGTGGTGCAGATAAAATGATGGTTAAAGATTATTTAtgtgtcaatttttttttcagtcttacATCTTTTGACGAATCATGTGAAAAAGGGAAGCTCAGACAAAAGTTTGACAAATTATAAAACTGGAAGttactaaaagaaaacatgcaagAAAATTGGGAGCAATTTGCCAATCCTGCACTTTTAGGAAAAAGACCCTAGAAGTTTTCTGGCTGATCTTAACATATCACATTTTTCTGCACCACCCTGAAGTGTGACAGAATCAAAATAATTGACTTAATGTTCAAAATTGTAAAAGATAACAGAAAATTATCTTTAACCTACCCTAAAgcttttattagaaatgttttgatCCAACACaggttttccatgaaattgtttttttttaaagcacatagCATAGAAGTGTAGCCTAAAATGCATAATCAGGCAAAGacaacagtaaagaaaacatttgctaCCTTTATGCATTTCAGctaagacagaaaaacaaagcttaAGAGATTTCCTAATTTTTAGAATATGTCTCACTTTATGTATCACAATAAAGAATGAGACAAAATCCTGAGTAATGGATCTGATTTTGTCCGTTGAAATAACTGGACTGTTTCTGCTTCCTGTGTGGACTTTCTGAGCTTCTTCTGAAAAAGAGCTTTGAATTTCATAAACAGAAATATGTAATAAGCTTACTTTGAAGATCAACACCCTGCAGTCTTTCAGGAGTAATTAATGTACGAAACGTTCAATCTGTGACGCCATACTGGGTCACAGTAGACATGAACACAGTACTTACAGTAATTAGCTATAAAAATGACAGggattaaaaatatttgtttccttGTAATTATTTTCTTGATGCTGGTACATGGTTAAAACAATCGTTCAGCATCCAATAAACCAAACCTCACATTTGTCACATCACAAATATCTAGTTGCAACAGAgatacatataaaaataaataaaatgaataaataaaacatcagaatATAATGTACAAATTCAACATACTTTTACATCATTGATATTAAAAAGATAATCAAATGAAAGTGTGTGACAAAATAACACTAAAAGTACTTCTTCACTAGCTtatcaaacattttcaatataCCTTTCATTTCTATATTGAATATTTTGCCAGATTAATGGCTCAACATGTGTGCCTGAAATGGGGCTCAGCTCTAATATCTCTTTTACAATCAATAATTTACCCATTTTTAGTGCCTATTACAGTAAGCTTCTCAAACCTTTTGAGGAAACAGTTGCACCCAGCTGCACATCAGCTTCAGTGCATCATATCCTAAATTATAAGGGTGGTGTAGAACTTGTTTGGACAGGTTAGACAGCACTATGTTCTTTTGAAACAACCCAGGAGCTAAATGAGGCAATAATGACAGTGGTGAGAAAAACGATTTCCTGATTAGCAGCATTACCTGACCTGTTGTCATACAGCAAACGTACATACAGTAAGATTAAAGCTGagtgcaaaacactgaaatggtgcacaaa
The nucleotide sequence above comes from Channa argus isolate prfri chromosome 1, Channa argus male v1.0, whole genome shotgun sequence. Encoded proteins:
- the fam83b gene encoding protein FAM83B — translated: MDSPEFSMLSSLRGDFKSEDYIQPHYKESYRLAIDRLVSGGKDSYQEFLKGERLGSFLSEDELLYITKNAEHLAPSNHTEEVNEPNDNQSSSGTYWPLHSDVETPNLDLGWPEVVHDRLQTNIDLLFHPPRQNNPTIKEVIRKHIQEARQVIAIVMDKFTDVDIFKEIVDASIRGVPVYVLLDHFHLRSFLTMAENQDVKVQQLRNMRVRTVKGQNYLCQSGAKFHGTMEQKFLLVDCHTTIYGSFSLTWSFEKINLSMVQVIKGHLVNSYDEEFRTLYAQSIVPAELCPSEGLFQRNGPHGQHILPNFYSGPKLERQNQLRHTLDTVYRKTCERKLGIRDLEERFFEDEPIKLAPMMENGFGIQNHMSQLELPEAMTFLKRHSYAGEKQDGQMQQNIRPRASNWNISRETGNGTNDYPKDNYFQVPQMHRGQNMRQTYNGTDKHLLSVQQNMPPLENTSKSFMRTWRIESYLKNSDTPYGNSCDYLDQFEPMDNSFMHGRMRSSLVLRSTIPEQMEPDRHINTFTGVGPSAEPNAPLHYSSMQWNPTTVNRMTNDEFLIKRQSMQNNNYNNSSYGPGRNAYQSPYASLGRTKDAHKITNPDTMTDKWHKRHSVADPRSNTEYMNEGSGHMYGVIGRINRSTAGIDMQNGYGSSLNEDQRSVSHYDVKSITCTANPGKPNWQEPPSRTVSAAALEVTRKHLTRKPNGMGTQQCVRSTSNKIKSLLNIPEKKEDSIGNMETLSLKSGGSTDTITADDESMSITNSGRSPSEDQRNQPEDHLNSSMPRFRTEEHRHLSQMSLSNSYPQKKPGLLDKSARTSLNAGNARKDRGAENRVYSRFEPFCSFEKKQPLHPAPSFGSTNSQEKSKSLSKGDAAAEHNFTRAARGHHENKLEKFFQRVGNLIHKNK